Proteins from a genomic interval of Lolium perenne isolate Kyuss_39 chromosome 1, Kyuss_2.0, whole genome shotgun sequence:
- the LOC127314347 gene encoding defensin-like protein CAL1, with the protein MALSSRRVAASAALLLLLLLATELGTTTVAEARTCISQSHNFKGACLSSTNCASVCRTENFPDGDCKTRRFQRKCFCIKNC; encoded by the exons ATGGCACTTTCTTCTCGCCGTGTGGCCGCGTCCGCcgccctcctccttctcctcctcctcgccacAG AGCTGGGGACGACGACGGTGGCGGAGGCGAGGACCTGCATCTCGCAGAGCCACAACTTCAAGGGCGCCTGCCTGAGCAGCACGAACTGCGCCAGCGTCTGCAGGACGGAGAACTTCCCCGACGGCGACTGCAAGACTCGGCGCTTCCAACGCAAGTGCTTTTGCATAAAGAACTGCTGA